One region of Pseudomonas sp. ABC1 genomic DNA includes:
- a CDS encoding GNAT family N-acetyltransferase encodes MPLSIRPATSADAALILRFITDLAIYEKAEHEVKTDVAGLQATLFAEDGPANALIVEQDGQPIGYAVYFYNYSTWLGCKGLYLEDLYISPESRGSGAGKATLQYLARLAVSEGCGRFEWSVLDWNQPAIDFYQSLGARPQDEWVGYRLTGEALQRLAQS; translated from the coding sequence ATGCCCCTCTCGATCCGCCCCGCTACTTCCGCCGATGCCGCCCTGATCCTGCGCTTCATCACCGACCTGGCGATCTACGAAAAAGCCGAACATGAAGTGAAGACCGATGTGGCCGGCCTGCAGGCCACGCTGTTCGCCGAGGACGGTCCGGCCAACGCGCTGATCGTCGAGCAGGACGGCCAGCCCATCGGCTACGCGGTGTACTTCTACAACTACTCGACCTGGCTCGGCTGCAAGGGGCTGTACCTGGAAGACCTCTACATCTCGCCAGAATCACGCGGCAGTGGCGCGGGCAAGGCGACCCTGCAATACCTGGCACGGCTGGCAGTAAGCGAAGGCTGTGGACGCTTCGAATGGTCGGTACTGGACTGGAACCAGCCCGCCATCGACTTCTACCAGTCACTCGGCGCCCGCCCCCAGGACGAATGGGTCGGCTATCGCCTGACAGGCGAAGCCCTGCAGCGCCTTGCCCAGAGCTGA
- a CDS encoding SCP2 sterol-binding domain-containing protein, with translation MKFRFLLWALGLLLARASRNNPEMQQELAGKDLSFDLYTLDGKVARHFTVKAQRISSRSGRGDDPAFSLGFRDASYGFATLQAKNKQLAFMQGIQDQHIKVNGNPALVLWFQGLTRYLKKR, from the coding sequence ATGAAGTTCCGTTTTCTGCTCTGGGCGCTGGGGCTGTTGCTGGCCAGAGCCAGCCGCAATAACCCGGAGATGCAGCAGGAGCTGGCGGGCAAGGACCTGAGCTTCGATCTCTATACGCTCGACGGCAAGGTGGCACGTCATTTCACCGTCAAGGCGCAGCGTATCAGCAGCCGTTCCGGCCGTGGCGACGATCCTGCGTTTTCCCTGGGGTTTCGCGATGCATCCTACGGTTTCGCTACCTTGCAGGCGAAGAACAAGCAACTGGCCTTCATGCAGGGCATCCAGGACCAGCACATCAAGGTCAACGGCAATCCGGCGCTGGTGCTGTGGTTCCAGGGATTGACGCGCTACTTGAAGAAACGCTGA
- a CDS encoding glutathione S-transferase family protein gives MLKLHGFALSNYYNMVKLALLEKALPFEEVNVLTTPPAGFKAISPRRKVPILETPQGFLTETAAILEYLEDSQGGQPLLPDNAFERAQVRSLARTIELYLELPARSCYPEAFFGGTVADAIKDVARIELPAGIAALRRQARFAPFVAGEQFTLADIYLLYSLPLAAHVAHKLFGLDLLQELPEARALLQRLGENPNVQRIAAERDASREATVALMKARLAR, from the coding sequence ATGCTGAAGCTGCACGGTTTCGCCCTGAGCAATTACTACAACATGGTCAAGCTGGCGCTGCTGGAGAAAGCCCTGCCGTTCGAGGAGGTCAATGTACTGACGACGCCTCCTGCCGGTTTCAAGGCCATCAGCCCGCGCCGCAAGGTGCCGATACTGGAGACGCCACAGGGATTCCTCACGGAAACCGCGGCGATCCTCGAGTACCTGGAGGACAGCCAGGGTGGCCAGCCACTCCTGCCGGACAACGCGTTCGAGCGTGCGCAGGTACGCTCCCTGGCGCGCACCATCGAGCTTTATCTGGAACTGCCAGCACGCAGTTGTTACCCGGAGGCCTTCTTCGGCGGTACTGTCGCGGATGCCATCAAGGATGTCGCCCGGATCGAGCTGCCGGCGGGTATCGCGGCGCTCAGGCGCCAGGCGCGCTTTGCGCCTTTCGTGGCGGGCGAGCAGTTCACGCTGGCGGACATTTACCTGCTCTACAGCCTGCCACTGGCGGCGCATGTGGCGCATAAGCTGTTCGGTCTCGACCTGTTGCAGGAGCTGCCCGAGGCCCGGGCGTTGTTGCAGCGCCTGGGCGAGAACCCCAACGTGCAGCGTATCGCCGCCGAGCGCGACGCATCACGGGAGGCCACCGTGGCCCTTATGAAGGCCAGGCTCGCCCGCTGA
- a CDS encoding FAD-dependent oxidoreductase has translation MSDPLVIVGTGLAGYTLAREFRKRDQTTPLLLISADDGECYSKPMLSTGFGKGKDADAMVTASAQRMAEQLAAEVRTRTQVTRLEPQARRIWLGDEAISYRDLVLALGAEPVRASLGGDGSDAIFTVNDLADYRRLQQAIRGPSRILIMGAGLIGCEFANDLALSGHRVEVVSPARQIMPGLLPGEVASAVQGALERTGVLFHCGAVVEHLQRQSGERLARLSDGRTLACDIVLSAVGLRPRTALAQAAGLSVARGVVVDRWLRTSQPNIHALGDCAEVDGHSLLYVMPLMAAARALASTLAGEPSAVRYGVMPVTVKTPACALVVAPPAAAAAGHWQVTGNGDDIRALYLDDGGLLLGYALCGQATQARQALTPLLPPLMAD, from the coding sequence ATGAGCGACCCTCTGGTGATTGTCGGTACAGGGCTGGCTGGCTATACCCTGGCGCGCGAGTTCCGCAAACGGGACCAGACGACGCCGCTGCTCCTGATCAGTGCCGACGACGGCGAGTGCTATTCGAAGCCGATGCTTTCCACGGGCTTTGGCAAGGGCAAGGATGCCGACGCCATGGTCACCGCCAGTGCGCAGCGAATGGCTGAGCAACTGGCGGCCGAGGTCCGTACCCGCACCCAGGTCACACGCCTGGAACCGCAGGCCAGGCGTATCTGGCTCGGCGACGAGGCGATCTCCTATCGCGACCTGGTCCTGGCCCTGGGGGCTGAGCCGGTCCGGGCTTCGCTCGGTGGTGATGGCAGCGATGCGATTTTCACGGTGAACGACCTGGCGGACTACCGTCGTTTGCAACAGGCCATTCGTGGCCCTTCGCGCATTCTGATCATGGGGGCGGGGCTGATTGGCTGCGAGTTTGCCAACGACCTGGCGCTGTCCGGGCATCGTGTCGAGGTGGTGTCGCCTGCACGCCAGATCATGCCCGGCCTGTTGCCGGGCGAGGTGGCGAGTGCCGTGCAGGGCGCCCTGGAGCGCACGGGCGTGCTGTTCCACTGCGGTGCGGTGGTGGAGCATCTGCAACGCCAGAGTGGTGAGCGGCTGGCGCGCCTGTCCGATGGCCGTACCCTGGCTTGCGACATTGTCCTCAGTGCCGTGGGCCTGCGCCCACGTACGGCATTGGCGCAGGCGGCGGGGTTGTCGGTGGCCCGAGGCGTCGTGGTTGACCGCTGGCTGCGTACCTCGCAGCCGAATATCCACGCATTGGGCGACTGTGCCGAGGTGGACGGGCACAGCCTGCTTTACGTCATGCCGCTGATGGCCGCTGCGCGTGCGCTGGCCAGCACCCTGGCGGGCGAGCCGAGCGCGGTGCGCTACGGGGTGATGCCGGTGACGGTGAAGACGCCCGCCTGCGCCCTGGTCGTCGCGCCCCCTGCCGCAGCGGCGGCGGGGCATTGGCAGGTCACGGGAAACGGCGATGATATCCGCGCGCTGTACCTCGACGATGGCGGTCTGCTGCTTGGCTATGCCTTGTGCGGCCAGGCAACGCAGGCACGGCAGGCGTTGACCCCGCTGCTGCCGCCGCTCATGGCGGATTGA
- a CDS encoding HU family DNA-binding protein, translating into MRKPELAAVIAEKADLNKDQANRVLNSILDEITQALGRKDSVTLVGFGTFVQRHRGARTGKNPQTGEPVTIKASNTVAFKPGKLLKDAIG; encoded by the coding sequence ATGCGTAAACCGGAACTCGCGGCGGTCATCGCCGAAAAGGCCGATTTGAACAAAGATCAGGCCAACCGTGTCCTGAACTCCATCCTCGATGAAATCACCCAGGCCCTGGGCCGCAAGGACAGTGTGACCCTGGTCGGTTTCGGCACCTTCGTGCAGCGTCACCGTGGCGCCCGCACTGGCAAGAACCCCCAGACCGGCGAGCCGGTGACCATCAAGGCGAGCAATACCGTAGCCTTCAAGCCAGGCAAGCTGCTCAAGGACGCCATCGGCTGA
- a CDS encoding DUF1841 family protein: protein MNTHDDEEQFAQDTLIQAIENQLEADEPPAVRAVLNKLTLVGYEREESLHLMALALADEINHMLEKQRPFDGARYEELLRNLPDLPEPHDA from the coding sequence ATGAACACGCACGACGATGAAGAACAGTTCGCCCAGGACACACTGATCCAGGCCATTGAAAATCAACTGGAAGCTGATGAGCCACCCGCCGTGCGAGCCGTGCTCAACAAGCTCACGCTGGTGGGGTACGAGCGCGAAGAGAGCCTGCACCTGATGGCACTGGCGCTGGCCGATGAAATCAACCATATGCTCGAAAAGCAGCGCCCTTTCGATGGCGCCCGCTACGAAGAATTGCTGCGCAATCTGCCTGATCTACCCGAACCGCACGACGCCTGA
- a CDS encoding TIGR02647 family protein, with product MAYTPERTAELEILGLFNLDSAQEGLKIHKDASSHLIDAAQRLYEKGLTTQTDGGYLTSLGRDAAEHAQALLLILSSKQGA from the coding sequence ATGGCCTACACCCCCGAAAGAACCGCCGAACTGGAAATCCTCGGCCTGTTCAACCTGGATAGCGCCCAGGAGGGCCTGAAGATCCACAAGGACGCATCGTCCCATCTGATCGACGCCGCACAGCGGTTGTATGAGAAAGGCCTGACGACGCAAACCGATGGTGGCTACCTGACCAGCCTTGGCCGCGATGCGGCTGAACATGCCCAGGCGCTGCTGTTGATCCTGTCCTCGAAACAAGGTGCATAA
- a CDS encoding rubredoxin, with protein sequence MSKWQCIVCGFIYDEALGLPDEGIAAGTRWEDVPQDWLCPDCGVGKDDFEMIRLD encoded by the coding sequence ATGAGCAAGTGGCAATGTATCGTGTGCGGTTTTATCTACGACGAGGCGCTTGGTCTGCCGGATGAGGGCATCGCCGCCGGCACGCGCTGGGAGGACGTCCCGCAGGACTGGCTGTGCCCTGATTGTGGCGTCGGCAAGGACGACTTCGAAATGATCCGGCTGGACTGA